In Candidatus Caccoplasma merdavium, the sequence TAGAGCGGTTTGGGAGAGAGGAGGAGTATGTCGACCTTTATCGTGTCGAAGATGCTGCGCCATTGTCTCCGGGTGAGGGGTATGTAGTTGGGCCATCGGGCGAAGCGGTTCCCGGCAAAGAGCCAGTATATGCGCACGATGAAGTTGAAGATGAAGACTCCCGCGGCTATGAAATGCGTCAGCCTCACCCAGCCGAACCAGTAGTTGTCGATGGGGGGCGTAGCGTGCATGATGGCCGGCGGGTCGCCGATGATGTAGCCCGTGATGCACAGTATCACGATGCACAGGGCGTTTACCCAGTGGAAGATGCGCACCGGGAGTTGCCACACATAGACTTCGGTGAGATGGGCTTTTTTGCGAATCATTGCAGGTCGTTTTTTAGTTGCACATTACATGGTGTCGAATTGGTGTATGTGTTTGCCCTCTTCGTCATAGAGATGCACCGAGCAGGCCATGCAGGGGTCGAACGAGTGTATCGTGCGTATGATTTCGAGCGGAGCCTCGCTGTCGTGGACGGGAGTTCCCAGCAGGGAGGCTTCGAAGGCCGAACGCTGTCCCCGCACGTCGCGAGGCGATGCGTTCCAGGTCGTGGGCACCACCATCTGGTAGTTTTTTATCTTTTTGTTTTCTATGTCGACGTAGTGAGCCAGGGAGCCCCGGGGAGCTTCGGTCAGTCCGAATCCGTTTGCCTGTTGCGGCCAGGAGTCGGGTTCCCAGTAGATGTTGTTGAACATGCGCTGGTCGCCGTTCTTGATTTGCGTGAGCAGGCGTATGTAAAATTCTTCCATCCAGTGAGCCACCAGTTCCGATTCGATGGCGCGGGCCAAGGTGCGTCCCACGGTCGAGTACATGGCCTCGAAGGGAACGTGCAGTTGCGATAGGCTGCGGTCGATGAGTTCTTTGTAGTCTTCCTGTCCCGCCGCATAGGCAATGACGGCGCGGGCCAGCGGCCCTGTTTCCATGGCGAGCCCCTTGTAACGGGGTGTTTTTATCCAGCTGTATGGTTCCCGGGTGTCGAGGTGGGCGTAGGGCGGGGTGGGACCCGTGTAGTCGAGGACGGTTTCTCCCGCCGAAGGGTGGAGGCCGGCCTCTTTGCCCTCTTTGTAACGGTACCACGAGTTGTTGACAAACTCTTGCAGACCGTCGTCGGCTGTCGGGTCGAACTCTTCGACGTGCGACAGGTCGCGGTCGACGACTATGCCGCGCGGACTTTTGTAGGTGCTGGTTTCACCGTAGTTTCCCATCGGGTAGTCGCCATAAGAGATGTAGTTGCGCAATCCGCCTCCGATGCGTGTCCACTCGGGATAGTAGGAGGCAATGGCGATAACGTCGGGCAGATATACTTCATGTATGAAGTCCCGGCTCTTCTCGATAATCTCGGCCACCAGGCTCAGGCGTTCGAGGTTCAAGGCATTCGGGTCGTTGATGTTTACGGCGCAGGCCATGCCGCCCACGAGGAAGTTGGGGTGTGGATTTTTCCCGCCGAAGATGGTCTGTATTTTCACAATCTCCTTTTGCACGTCGAGTGCTTCGAGGTAGTGCGCCACGGCGATGAGGTTCACTTCGGGCGGCAGTTTGTAGGCCGGGTGACCCCAGTAACCGTTGCTGAAAATGCCCAGTTGCCCGCCGTTTACGAACTTCCCGATTTTTTGTTGCACCTCTCTGAAATAGCCCCGGGAACTTTTGGGCCATGCCGAGAGCGACTGGGCTATCTCCGAGGCTTTGCCCGGGTCGGCCTTCAAGGCCGACATCACATCGACCCAGTCGAGTGCTTGCAACTGGTAGAAGTGCACGACATGGTCGTGCATGAAGAGGGCTCCCTGCATGAGGTTGCGCACCATTTCGGCGTTGGGCGGGACGACGATTCCCAATGCGTTCTCCACGGCTCTCACCGAACACAGCGAGTGTATCGAGGTGCACACACCGCATACGCGTCCCACATAGGCCCAGGCTTCGCGCGGGTCGCGGTCGCGCACGATGATTTCGATGCCGCGCACCATGGTGCCGCTGCTGAACGCGTCTTCGACAATTCCATTCTCTATATCGGCTTCAATGCGCAGATGACCCTCGATGCGGGTGACGGGGTCTACGACGATTCGTTTGCTCATGATTTATAACGATTGAGGGTTATCATTCTTGTCGTCTTCCAGCGTGGCCAGTGACGCATCTATTTCTTTCTCCTCCCGGTCGAGTTCCGACTTGTTTTCCCGATGTACTTCCCGATTGAGCGAAAGGTCGTCGGTGCGGTTTTTTATCAGGTTGCGTTTCTGAATGTTGGTCGCCACGGCATGTGCCAGAATACCCCCGATGGCCACGGCGCTGAGGCCGGCTCCGATTTTGTCGGCCGTGGCTTCGATGCCGATGCCGTGCACATGGGGAATGTGGCTGTAAAGCGGGCCGTAGTCCCAGAAATTGGCTTCGGAGCAGCCTATGCAGCCGTGTCCCGACTGTATGGGGTAACTCACGCTGTCGTTCCACTTGATTACGGCACAGGAGTTGAAGGTGTTGGGACCTTTGCAACCCATGTAATAGAGGCAATATCCTTTGCGGGCGTTTTCGTCGTCGAACGACTGCACAAACAGTCCCGCGTCGTAAGCCGGCCGGCGGTAGCAGGTGTCGTGTATGCGTCGGCCGTAAAAGACTTTCGGACGTCCGGCGTTGTCGAGTTCGGGCAGGCGGTCAAAGGTCAGCATGTAGGTGATGACCCCGGCCATGACGTCGGCAATGGGAGGGCAACCCTGCACGTTGATGATGGGTTTGCCCGAGAAGATTTTCCCAACGGATTCGGCGTGCGTCGGGTTGGGGTGGGCATGTTGTATGCAGCCCGACGAGGCGCAGTTGCCCCAGGCGATGATGGCCTCGGCACCGGCCGCCCCTTCTTCGAATATCGTGCGGGCATCGCGCCCGGCAATGGTGCAATAGCCGGGGCTGCCGAGCGGTATGGCTCCTTCGACCACCATCACATAATTGCCGTAGTTCTCGCGCATGGCTTTTTCGCGCAGAGCCTCGGCCTGTTCGCCTGCCGCGGCCATGAGGGTGTCGCTATATTCGAGCGAAATCATCTCCATGAGGATTTGGCTCACGAGGGGGTGAGAAGCCCGCAAGAACGATTCGCTGCAACAGGTGCATTCCTGGAAGTGATACCACAATACCGGTTTACGGGGTTTGCGTTGCAGGGCATCTACCACTTGTGCCATACCACTGGTTTGCAACCCCAGTAGCGCGCTCATGATGCCGCAGAATTTGAGGAATTCCCGACGTGTGTACCCCTTGCGCCTCAATTCATCATACAAACTTTTTCTTTCCATATCGATTCAGTAAAAAAAGAAGATATTCAACAAATGCGGGGCAGTTGTTCGCCGCTCGCCCGGTAGATGTTGCGGGGGGTGCCGAGCCAGGTGCGCATCACCACTTCGCCGGCCCGTCCCTCGGTGACCCGACCGATGATGCGGGCTTCCCGGCCGAGCCGCGTGTCGCGGATAAGACGGAGGGCGCTCTCGGCTTCATTGCCGGGCAATATGATGACCAGTACGCCCTCGTTGGCAACAAAGAGCGGGTCGAGACCCAGCAATTCACAGGCGGACGAGACCGCTTCGCTCACCGGGATTTCTTTTTCCTCGATTTCGATGCGGCAGCGCGCGGCCTCGGCAATCTCGCACAGCACTTCACCCAAGCCGCCGCGTGTGGCGTCTCGCACGACATGTATGTCGTCGATGTTCGAGACCATGCATTCGACGACCGGTGTCAGGGCCGCCGTGTCGCTCTTGATGCGACTTTCGAGCCCCAGGTTGTTCCGGGTCGAGAGTATGCACACGCCGTGTTCGCCGAGCGGGCCGGTGACGATGATGGCGTCGCCTTTGCGCACATGGCAGGGCAGCCACTCCTGTTCGCCATAGAAGGTGCCGATGCCGGCGGTGTTGATATACACGCCATCGCCCTTGCCGTGTTCCACCACCTTGGTGTCGCCGGTAACGATATACACGCCGGCTTCGTGGGCGGCAGCCGCCATTTCACCGACGATTTTTTCGAAATCGTCGAGGCGGAATCCCTCTTCCAAGATGAAACAGGCCGAGAGATATTGGGGCTTGGCTCCACAACACAACAGGTCGTTGACGGTGCCGTTGACGGCCAGACGTCCGATGTTGCCGCCCGGGAAAAAGAGCGGGGTCACGACAAACGAATCGCTGGTAAAAGCCACCCTGCGGCTGCCGACGGGAAGAATGGCTCCGTCGTGCCGTTGTTGCAGGAACAGGTTGTCGAAGGCCGGAAAAATGATTCTGTCGAGCAACTCCTGGGTCAGTTTGCCGCCGCTCCCGTGAGCCGCCACGATGTGGCGGTAGCGTTGCGACGACAGGGGACAAGATAGTTCTTTCATAACATCTTCTTTAACGGCGGTATCGGTAATAGGCGGCGCAAGCCCCTTCGCTCGATACCATGAGTGCTCCCAACGGGTGCTCGGGCGTGCAGCGCCGGCCGAATGCCGGGCAGTGTGCCGGCGTGGTTTTCCCTTTCAACACATCGCCGGCCCGACACTCGCTTTTCCTGTCGGGAAAGACCTCTCCGACAGGAAAACGCTTTAAAGCGTCAAAATGTTCGTATCTCTTTTTTATTTGCAGGCCGCTTGCCGGCAGGCGGCCTATGCCCCGCCACGTCTGGTCGCAAGGTTGGAATACCTCCTCCACGGCCTCTTTGGCCTTCCGGTTCCCGTGGCGGCTTACGGCGGCCGGGTAGGCATTATAGACGTCGTGTTCCCCATTTTCGAGCAGGCGTATGTCGTGGTAAATGCCCAATAGCAGTTCGACGGGCGTGAAGCCGGTCACGCTGATGCTTACACCCTGCCGGCGGGCCAGTTCTTCATATCGGCCATATCCTTCGACGGTGCAGACATGCCCCGCCGCCAAGAGACCGTCGATGCGGCATTCGTCGTCGGCCATAATCGCCTCGATGGCCGGGGGGACGGTGTAGAGCGACGTGAGGAGGGAGAAGTTCGTTATCTTTTGTCGTTGCGCCGAGAGGATAGCCGACGCATATACGGGAACCGTCGTTTCAAACCCGACGGCGAGGAACACCACCTCTTTCCCCGGCAAAGCCTTTGCTATCGGGAGGGCGTCGAGCGGACTGTATAGCATGCGTATGTCGGCACCCCGGCTTTTCAGTGAGAGCAGGTCGCCCGATATGCCGGGTACGCGCAACATGTCGCCGAAGGTGGTGAAGACGACGTCACTCCGGCCGGCAATCTGCATCGCTTTTTCCACGGTCGTTT encodes:
- the hypD gene encoding hydrogenase formation protein HypD, whose amino-acid sequence is MMEKPATDAIDRIVDALHRITRHPWRIMEICGGQTHAIARYGIEKLLPPQITLIHGPGCPVCVTPETTVEKAMQIAGRSDVVFTTFGDMLRVPGISGDLLSLKSRGADIRMLYSPLDALPIAKALPGKEVVFLAVGFETTVPVYASAILSAQRQKITNFSLLTSLYTVPPAIEAIMADDECRIDGLLAAGHVCTVEGYGRYEELARRQGVSISVTGFTPVELLLGIYHDIRLLENGEHDVYNAYPAAVSRHGNRKAKEAVEEVFQPCDQTWRGIGRLPASGLQIKKRYEHFDALKRFPVGEVFPDRKSECRAGDVLKGKTTPAHCPAFGRRCTPEHPLGALMVSSEGACAAYYRYRR
- the hypE gene encoding hydrogenase expression/formation protein HypE, whose amino-acid sequence is MKELSCPLSSQRYRHIVAAHGSGGKLTQELLDRIIFPAFDNLFLQQRHDGAILPVGSRRVAFTSDSFVVTPLFFPGGNIGRLAVNGTVNDLLCCGAKPQYLSACFILEEGFRLDDFEKIVGEMAAAAHEAGVYIVTGDTKVVEHGKGDGVYINTAGIGTFYGEQEWLPCHVRKGDAIIVTGPLGEHGVCILSTRNNLGLESRIKSDTAALTPVVECMVSNIDDIHVVRDATRGGLGEVLCEIAEAARCRIEIEEKEIPVSEAVSSACELLGLDPLFVANEGVLVIILPGNEAESALRLIRDTRLGREARIIGRVTEGRAGEVVMRTWLGTPRNIYRASGEQLPRIC
- a CDS encoding hydrogenase small subunit, giving the protein MDMERKSLYDELRRKGYTRREFLKFCGIMSALLGLQTSGMAQVVDALQRKPRKPVLWYHFQECTCCSESFLRASHPLVSQILMEMISLEYSDTLMAAAGEQAEALREKAMRENYGNYVMVVEGAIPLGSPGYCTIAGRDARTIFEEGAAGAEAIIAWGNCASSGCIQHAHPNPTHAESVGKIFSGKPIINVQGCPPIADVMAGVITYMLTFDRLPELDNAGRPKVFYGRRIHDTCYRRPAYDAGLFVQSFDDENARKGYCLYYMGCKGPNTFNSCAVIKWNDSVSYPIQSGHGCIGCSEANFWDYGPLYSHIPHVHGIGIEATADKIGAGLSAVAIGGILAHAVATNIQKRNLIKNRTDDLSLNREVHRENKSELDREEKEIDASLATLEDDKNDNPQSL
- a CDS encoding nickel-dependent hydrogenase large subunit, whose product is MSKRIVVDPVTRIEGHLRIEADIENGIVEDAFSSGTMVRGIEIIVRDRDPREAWAYVGRVCGVCTSIHSLCSVRAVENALGIVVPPNAEMVRNLMQGALFMHDHVVHFYQLQALDWVDVMSALKADPGKASEIAQSLSAWPKSSRGYFREVQQKIGKFVNGGQLGIFSNGYWGHPAYKLPPEVNLIAVAHYLEALDVQKEIVKIQTIFGGKNPHPNFLVGGMACAVNINDPNALNLERLSLVAEIIEKSRDFIHEVYLPDVIAIASYYPEWTRIGGGLRNYISYGDYPMGNYGETSTYKSPRGIVVDRDLSHVEEFDPTADDGLQEFVNNSWYRYKEGKEAGLHPSAGETVLDYTGPTPPYAHLDTREPYSWIKTPRYKGLAMETGPLARAVIAYAAGQEDYKELIDRSLSQLHVPFEAMYSTVGRTLARAIESELVAHWMEEFYIRLLTQIKNGDQRMFNNIYWEPDSWPQQANGFGLTEAPRGSLAHYVDIENKKIKNYQMVVPTTWNASPRDVRGQRSAFEASLLGTPVHDSEAPLEIIRTIHSFDPCMACSVHLYDEEGKHIHQFDTM